A stretch of Camelina sativa cultivar DH55 chromosome 18, Cs, whole genome shotgun sequence DNA encodes these proteins:
- the LOC104761077 gene encoding transcription factor bHLH137-like isoform X1, whose product MATFSYFQNYPHSLLDPLLFPTPNSSVDITGIIDQNILHSLPDVSKIEDTSVYPFLDEYNNVDKTESDSFKKQANTTKTATTGSSSCEQLNNGPSTTTINGKVRRRNIKNDSNSKEGVEGRKRKIQRSDVKEKRGSKEEPPKDYIHVRARRGQATDSHSLAERVRREKISERMRTLQKLVPGCDKVTGKALMLDEIINYVQTLQNQVEFLSMKLASTSPVVYDFGSDLDGLILTSEMGSPDVGTSFTNAMPTTTPIFPSLLDNSIVHTHAQLQEGGGEEREKFVDRSGFNDNSFCSFP is encoded by the exons ATGGCAACTTTCTCTTATTTCCAAAACTACCCTCATTCCCTTCTTGATCCTCTTCTCTTCCCTACACCTAACTCCTCCGTTGATATCACTGGTATAATCGATCAAAATATTCTCCATTCACTACCAGACGTTTCTAAAATCGAAGACACTTCCGTGTACCCTTTTCTTGATGAGTATAATAATGTTGACAAAACCGAAAGCGATAGTTTTAAGAAACAGGCCAACACAACCAAAACCGCAACCACCGGCTCCTCTTCTTGCGAGCAGCTGAACAATGGGCCATCGACCACCACCATTAATGGTAAAGTCCGTCGGAGGAATATCAAAAACGATTCTAACTCAAAG gaaGGAGtagagggaagaaaaagaaaaatacagagaagTGACgtcaaagagaagagaggaagcaaAGAAGAGCCTCCTAAAGATTACATTCACGTTCGAGCTAGAAGAGGCCAAGCTACTGATAGCCACAGCCTTGCTGAGAGG gtgagaagagaaaagataagtGAGCGGATGAGGACTCTGCAAAAGCTTGTTCCGGGCTGTGATAAG GTAACAGGGAAGGCCCTTATGTTGGATGAGATTATAAATTATGTTCAGACCTTGCAGAATCAAGTTGAG TTTCTGTCAATGAAGCTAGCTTCTACTAGTCCGGTGGTCTATGACTTTGGTTCCGACCTTGATGGCCTCATACTTACATCCGAG ATGGGATCCCCAGACGTAGGAACGTCTTTTACCAATGCAATGCCAACAACTACTCCTATCTTCCCTTCACTATTGGATAATTCTATCGTACACACACATGCACAGCTTCag GAAGggggaggagaagaaagagagaaatttgTAGACAGAAGTGGGTTCAACGACAACAGCTTCTGTTCTTTCCCTTGA
- the LOC104761077 gene encoding transcription factor bHLH137-like isoform X2 → MATFSYFQNYPHSLLDPLLFPTPNSSVDITGIIDQNILHSLPDVSKIEDTSVYPFLDEYNNVDKTESDSFKKQANTTKTATTGSSSCEQLNNGPSTTTINGKVRRRNIKNDSNSKEGVEGRKRKIQRSDVKEKRGSKEEPPKDYIHVRARRGQATDSHSLAERVRREKISERMRTLQKLVPGCDKVTGKALMLDEIINYVQTLQNQVEFLSMKLASTSPVVYDFGSDLDGLILTSEMGSPDVGTSFTNAMPTTTPIFPSLLDNSIVHTHAQLQVGFNLLLPYARIEGIKST, encoded by the exons ATGGCAACTTTCTCTTATTTCCAAAACTACCCTCATTCCCTTCTTGATCCTCTTCTCTTCCCTACACCTAACTCCTCCGTTGATATCACTGGTATAATCGATCAAAATATTCTCCATTCACTACCAGACGTTTCTAAAATCGAAGACACTTCCGTGTACCCTTTTCTTGATGAGTATAATAATGTTGACAAAACCGAAAGCGATAGTTTTAAGAAACAGGCCAACACAACCAAAACCGCAACCACCGGCTCCTCTTCTTGCGAGCAGCTGAACAATGGGCCATCGACCACCACCATTAATGGTAAAGTCCGTCGGAGGAATATCAAAAACGATTCTAACTCAAAG gaaGGAGtagagggaagaaaaagaaaaatacagagaagTGACgtcaaagagaagagaggaagcaaAGAAGAGCCTCCTAAAGATTACATTCACGTTCGAGCTAGAAGAGGCCAAGCTACTGATAGCCACAGCCTTGCTGAGAGG gtgagaagagaaaagataagtGAGCGGATGAGGACTCTGCAAAAGCTTGTTCCGGGCTGTGATAAG GTAACAGGGAAGGCCCTTATGTTGGATGAGATTATAAATTATGTTCAGACCTTGCAGAATCAAGTTGAG TTTCTGTCAATGAAGCTAGCTTCTACTAGTCCGGTGGTCTATGACTTTGGTTCCGACCTTGATGGCCTCATACTTACATCCGAG ATGGGATCCCCAGACGTAGGAACGTCTTTTACCAATGCAATGCCAACAACTACTCCTATCTTCCCTTCACTATTGGATAATTCTATCGTACACACACATGCACAGCTTCag GTTGGTTTTAATCTCCTCCTCCCATATGCACGGATCGAGGGAATAAAATCTACGTGA